A genome region from Methylohalobius crimeensis 10Ki includes the following:
- a CDS encoding mannose-1-phosphate guanylyltransferase/mannose-6-phosphate isomerase, with amino-acid sequence MTIPLTPVVLSGGSGTRLWPLSREAYPKQFLALTSDRSLLQETVLRVQALAEVAPGISPSSPLVVCNEVHRFLVAEQLRQLQREQSTIVLEPSGRNTAPALTAAALLAVREVGDPVLAVMPSDHVIKNREEFCATLAEAVALAAEGAIATFGIVPTRPETGFGYLRAGRNVQGRTRALEAFVEKPDLNTAQAYLASGDYSWNSGIFILRASVWLDAIEQFRPDIFTACKATVDRGSRDADFFRLDPTSFEDCPADSIDYAVMEKIVGQTPNRTVVLPLDADWSDLGAWPALWEVTPGDENNNITHGDVFLKAAKNCLIHAEDRFVAALGVEDLIIAETADALLVAHKGMGQQVKVVAQYLKDQGRPEYLQHLKIHRPWGAIESIGTGERYQVNRLTVRPGAFVTTQLHHHRAEHWVVVKGTARITRDEETFLLTENQSTYIPVGVKHRLENPGRIPLELIEVQSGAYLGEDDIQRFPESKNQDG; translated from the coding sequence ATGACGATACCCCTGACCCCGGTCGTTTTATCAGGCGGATCAGGCACGCGCCTGTGGCCTCTCTCCAGAGAGGCTTATCCCAAGCAGTTCTTGGCGCTCACCAGCGATCGCAGTCTGTTGCAGGAAACCGTTTTACGGGTACAGGCATTGGCCGAAGTCGCCCCCGGTATTTCGCCTTCTTCGCCTTTGGTGGTTTGCAATGAAGTCCATCGCTTTTTGGTGGCCGAGCAATTGCGCCAGTTGCAACGGGAGCAATCGACGATTGTGCTCGAACCGAGCGGTCGCAATACGGCGCCGGCGTTGACCGCGGCCGCTTTGCTGGCGGTGCGGGAAGTAGGGGATCCGGTTTTGGCGGTGATGCCGTCCGATCATGTGATCAAAAACCGCGAGGAATTTTGCGCCACTTTAGCCGAAGCGGTTGCCCTGGCGGCGGAGGGGGCCATCGCCACTTTCGGGATCGTACCCACCCGCCCCGAGACCGGTTTCGGTTACTTGCGCGCCGGTCGAAACGTCCAAGGCCGAACCCGAGCTTTGGAAGCTTTCGTGGAAAAGCCGGATTTGAATACCGCCCAAGCCTATCTCGCCTCGGGCGACTATAGCTGGAACAGCGGGATTTTCATTCTGCGCGCGTCGGTGTGGTTGGATGCCATCGAGCAATTCCGCCCCGATATTTTTACCGCCTGTAAAGCAACCGTCGATCGGGGTAGCCGGGATGCGGATTTTTTCCGTCTCGATCCAACGTCCTTCGAGGATTGTCCCGCCGATTCCATCGATTACGCCGTCATGGAGAAAATTGTCGGTCAGACGCCTAATCGAACGGTGGTTCTGCCGTTGGACGCCGACTGGTCGGATCTGGGGGCATGGCCGGCGTTGTGGGAAGTGACCCCGGGGGATGAAAACAACAATATTACCCACGGTGACGTTTTTCTCAAAGCAGCGAAAAATTGTCTGATCCACGCCGAAGACCGCTTCGTGGCCGCCTTGGGGGTGGAGGATCTTATCATCGCCGAGACCGCGGACGCGCTTCTGGTAGCGCACAAGGGCATGGGGCAACAGGTCAAGGTTGTGGCCCAATATTTGAAGGATCAGGGGCGTCCCGAATACTTGCAGCATCTCAAGATTCATCGCCCGTGGGGTGCGATCGAATCCATCGGCACCGGGGAGCGCTATCAAGTCAATCGCCTGACTGTTCGCCCCGGGGCTTTCGTGACGACGCAGCTGCATCATCACCGGGCGGAACATTGGGTGGTGGTGAAGGGGACCGCGCGGATTACTCGGGACGAGGAAACTTTTCTGCTGACCGAGAACCAATCCACTTACATTCCGGTCGGGGTCAAGCACCGCCTGGAGAATCCCGGCAGGATCCCCTTGGAGCTGATCGAAGTGCAATCCGGCGCCTATTTGGGCGAGGACGATATTCAAAGGTTCCCGGAATCAAAAAACCAGGATGGATAG
- a CDS encoding ferritin-like domain-containing protein: MNNIFDLAEQCLITSDLESKLEITRKARDLRQADGLTFSDSKPPLPIEQVRWPPCLQFVPPKDLPRRSLNAKTGRIALLHAVAHIEFSAILLHWDGLYRFRGLPTEYYHDWLRVTLEELGHFEMLRRRLSELGSDYGELPVHDGLWRVADDTAHDVLARLALVPRCMEARGLDVTPGMIERLKQAGDGDSVKILRKILADEVGHVALGSKWFHRICRDRKLSPEPIYFDLLEQYFQGGLRGPFNRKLRLQAGFSQEEMDRLQAQNKQ, translated from the coding sequence ATGAATAACATTTTCGATTTGGCCGAACAATGCCTGATCACGTCGGATTTGGAAAGCAAGCTCGAGATCACCCGTAAGGCTCGAGATCTCCGTCAGGCGGATGGATTGACATTCAGCGACTCAAAACCGCCGCTTCCGATCGAGCAGGTAAGATGGCCGCCATGCCTGCAATTCGTCCCGCCCAAAGATTTACCGCGCCGCAGCCTGAATGCGAAAACCGGCCGGATCGCGCTTCTGCATGCGGTCGCCCATATCGAATTCAGTGCCATTCTGCTGCACTGGGACGGCTTGTACCGGTTTCGCGGATTGCCCACGGAGTACTACCACGATTGGCTCCGGGTGACGCTGGAGGAATTGGGGCATTTCGAAATGCTGCGCCGACGGCTTTCCGAATTGGGCAGTGATTACGGAGAACTGCCGGTGCATGACGGCTTGTGGCGGGTCGCAGACGACACCGCCCACGATGTGCTCGCGCGCTTGGCCTTGGTGCCGCGTTGCATGGAAGCGCGCGGCTTGGATGTCACCCCGGGAATGATCGAAAGATTGAAACAGGCGGGTGATGGGGACAGCGTAAAGATCTTGCGGAAAATCCTCGCCGATGAAGTGGGGCACGTGGCGTTGGGGTCCAAGTGGTTTCACCGGATATGCAGGGATCGGAAACTCTCTCCCGAGCCGATCTATTTCGATTTGTTGGAGCAGTATTTCCAGGGTGGATTGAGGGGGCCGTTCAACCGTAAACTTCGTTTGCAGGCTGGATTCAGCCAGGAAGAAATGGACCGCCTCCAGGCACAAAATAAGCAATAG